Proteins from one Impatiens glandulifera chromosome 2, dImpGla2.1, whole genome shotgun sequence genomic window:
- the LOC124928101 gene encoding short-chain dehydrogenase reductase 2a: MPAPQIIADKTFHGLSKETILSSPKRLEGKIAIITGGARGIGEATVRLFSKHGAKVIIADIEDNLGEALASSLSPVATYVHCDVSLEEEVENLVNSTLTRYGRVDVFFNNAGILGSQTQKRKSILHFDADEFERVMAVNVKGTALGIKHAGRSMVSRGGGGSIISTASVAGVMGGMGPHSYSASKHAIVGLTKNTACELGKYGIRVNCISPFGVATRMLVDAWRDDADDDGDGLAVVREDEEKVEKMEEFVRGLGNLKGETLRAKDIAEAALFLASDESKYVSGHNLVVDGGITTSRNCVGL, from the exons ATGCCTGCACCTCAAATAATTGCTGATAAAACCTTTCATGGCTTATCCAAAGAAACTATTCTTTCCTCTCCCAAGAG GTTGGAAGGGAAGATCGCCATAATAACCGGCGGAGCCAGAGGGATCGGAGAAGCCACGGTCAGACTCTTCTCCAAACACGGTGCTAAGGTAATCATCGCCGACATTGAAGATAACCTAGGAGAAGCTCTCGCATCATCCCTATCCCCGGTCGCGACCTACGTCCATTGCGACGTAAGTTTAGAGGAAGAAGTTGAGAATCTCGTCAATTCCACCTTAACACGCTACGGTCGAGTCGATGTTTTCTTCAATAATGCCGGAATCCTCGGATCTCAAACGCAGAAAAGAAAGAGCATCCTACATTTCGACGCGGATGAATTCGAGCGTGTGATGGCAGTCAACGTGAAGGGAACCGCACTCGGGATAAAGCATGCGGGTCGCTCGATGGTGTCGAGAGGAGGAGGCGGGAGTATTATATCTACGGCAAGCGTTGCGGGAGTTATGGGAGGGATGGGACCACATTCCTATTCGGCCTCAAAACACGCGATTGTAGGGTTGACTAAGAATACGGCGTGTGAATTAGGGAAGTATGGGATAAGAGTTAATTGCATATCGCCTTTTGGGGTGGCGACGAGGATGCTCGTCGATGCATGGCGTGACGATGCCGATGACGATGGCGATGGATTGGCGGTGGTTAGGGAAGACGAGGAGAAAGTGGAGAAAATGGAAGAGTTTGTCAGGGGATTAGGTAATTTGAAAGGGGAAACATTAAGAGCTAAGGATATAGCGGAGGCTGCATTATTTCTTGCTAGTGATGAGTCTAAATATGTTAGTGGTCATAATCTTGTTGTTGATGGTGGAATTACAACTTCTAGAAATTGTGTTGGATTGTGA